In one Thermoplasmataceae archaeon genomic region, the following are encoded:
- a CDS encoding histidine phosphatase family protein — protein sequence MKEAFLIRHGESEANVKGIVSEDIDHYHLTENGREQAERSAKMLKGCHIDRIYSSPILRARETAEIVSDVLGVQVEIEDDIRESGLGNMNGKPFHSLPFGGREEFGMEPWPSLVKRMERALQKHEGKNIYISHALPIRAVIANYLGLSELDSYGIEIRFASISVVDLSESRVLSIGSLKPSEAVRKSF from the coding sequence ATGAAAGAAGCTTTCCTTATAAGACATGGTGAAAGCGAAGCCAATGTCAAGGGTATAGTTTCGGAAGATATTGATCACTACCACCTTACAGAAAATGGCAGAGAGCAGGCAGAACGTTCTGCAAAAATGTTGAAGGGATGTCACATTGACCGGATTTACTCCAGCCCTATTCTGAGGGCACGGGAAACTGCGGAGATCGTTTCAGACGTATTAGGTGTTCAGGTGGAGATCGAGGACGACATACGTGAAAGTGGGCTCGGGAATATGAACGGAAAACCCTTTCATAGCTTACCATTTGGTGGGAGGGAGGAATTTGGAATGGAGCCATGGCCATCTCTGGTGAAGAGGATGGAGAGAGCCTTGCAGAAACACGAAGGTAAGAATATTTATATCAGCCATGCTCTTCCTATCAGGGCGGTAATTGCCAATTACTTGGGGCTCTCTGAACTTGACAGTTATGGTATTGAGATAAGATTCGCCTCTATTTCGGTCGTTGACCTTTCAGAAAGCAGAGTATTAAGCATTGGCTCTCTGAAACCAAGTGAGGCAGTAAGGAAATCATTTTAA
- a CDS encoding thioredoxin domain-containing protein, with the protein MNKHENRLIHERSPYLLQHAHNPVDWYPWSGEAFKRAQNEDKPVFLSIGYSTCHWCHVMERESFEDEDVAEAMNRNFVCIKVDREERPDIDNFYMTASQMLTGSGGWPLNVIVTPDRKPLFAMTYIPRNSRGDRMGIIDLSNAIGELWKNNRKELVEKGEEIVSRLEKQPASAPGNLVDERFLNESFNELKDNYDVENGGFGIAPKFPTPHYMLFLIRYFLRTGERKALEMVEMTMRKMSLGGIYDQIGDGFHRYSTDAGWFLPHFEKMLYDQGMIMTVLAELYRVTHDSFYSDLISRIHDFLLRDLHSKSGGFYSAIDADSEGVEGKYYTWTLGEILKFLGDEDGRYYARLFNANSEGNFHDEATGRHTGRNVLYLDKELAEISEEEGISEDELKGRIESARKKLFEARTRRIPPATDTKIITATNGIIITALAKAYSATGNKQYLDLALQTADFILEKLDAGQDRLFHTYSEGVPSVEGFIDDYAYMVQALLDLYEATYDSSLLEKAIRLNDRTLTEFLDKTNFGFYFTAIYRNEIGNRRKEGYDGALPAGNSIQILNLLRLSQLLENDRLREVALKSINSEYETASRSTVFHLYLMCAVDLAIGPVIQIRIFSGKDQVSESMIAKAREKFNPLLSVLVINDSNRELLGKYTDISTEAAEKTSALVCRNFSCLPPVYTPEDLMAHIS; encoded by the coding sequence ATGAACAAGCACGAAAACAGGCTCATACATGAAAGGAGTCCATATCTTCTCCAGCACGCGCATAATCCGGTAGACTGGTATCCATGGTCAGGGGAAGCATTCAAGAGAGCACAAAACGAAGATAAGCCAGTATTTCTCAGTATTGGTTATTCTACCTGCCACTGGTGCCACGTCATGGAAAGGGAATCCTTTGAGGACGAAGATGTAGCGGAAGCCATGAACAGGAACTTTGTTTGCATCAAGGTGGACCGTGAGGAGAGACCCGATATAGATAACTTTTACATGACCGCAAGCCAGATGCTCACCGGAAGCGGTGGATGGCCCCTGAATGTCATTGTCACACCTGACCGCAAGCCGCTCTTTGCGATGACGTATATCCCTAGAAATTCTAGAGGAGACCGCATGGGCATAATTGATCTCTCAAACGCCATTGGGGAATTGTGGAAAAACAACAGGAAAGAACTGGTGGAGAAGGGGGAAGAAATAGTCTCAAGACTGGAGAAGCAGCCAGCCTCGGCCCCGGGAAATCTTGTTGACGAGCGGTTTCTCAATGAATCATTCAATGAACTGAAGGATAATTACGATGTCGAGAATGGTGGATTTGGAATAGCCCCAAAATTCCCCACGCCTCATTATATGCTTTTCCTCATACGCTATTTCCTGAGAACAGGAGAAAGAAAAGCACTGGAAATGGTCGAAATGACCATGAGGAAAATGAGTCTAGGCGGCATCTACGACCAAATTGGCGATGGCTTCCACAGATATTCAACAGACGCTGGTTGGTTCCTGCCTCACTTTGAAAAAATGCTTTATGATCAGGGAATGATAATGACCGTGCTTGCTGAACTGTATCGTGTTACTCATGACAGCTTTTACAGCGATCTTATTTCCAGAATTCATGACTTTCTTCTGAGGGATCTTCACTCAAAAAGCGGAGGATTCTATTCCGCAATTGACGCCGATAGTGAAGGTGTGGAGGGGAAATATTACACATGGACCTTGGGGGAGATATTAAAATTCCTCGGCGACGAGGATGGAAGGTATTATGCTAGGCTATTCAACGCTAACTCGGAAGGAAACTTTCACGACGAGGCAACCGGCAGGCATACTGGAAGAAACGTACTCTACCTCGACAAGGAGCTGGCAGAAATCTCAGAAGAAGAGGGAATCAGCGAAGACGAACTTAAAGGCAGGATTGAATCGGCAAGGAAGAAGCTGTTCGAAGCAAGGACGAGGAGAATTCCGCCGGCCACTGACACAAAAATTATAACCGCAACAAATGGAATAATAATTACTGCGCTTGCAAAGGCATACTCTGCGACTGGAAACAAACAATATCTTGATCTGGCCTTGCAAACGGCAGATTTCATTCTTGAAAAACTTGACGCGGGCCAGGATCGGTTATTTCACACCTATTCGGAAGGAGTTCCTTCTGTAGAGGGATTCATTGATGACTATGCCTATATGGTACAGGCACTGCTTGATCTATACGAAGCGACATATGATTCAAGTTTATTGGAGAAAGCCATCAGGTTGAATGACAGAACCCTCACAGAGTTCCTTGATAAGACCAACTTTGGATTTTATTTTACCGCCATTTACAGAAATGAGATCGGAAACAGGCGAAAGGAAGGATATGATGGCGCACTTCCTGCAGGAAATTCTATTCAGATACTGAATCTCCTCCGCTTATCCCAACTACTCGAGAACGATAGACTGAGAGAAGTTGCCCTCAAATCCATTAATTCCGAGTATGAAACGGCATCGAGATCCACCGTTTTTCACCTTTACCTGATGTGTGCTGTTGACTTGGCAATCGGCCCCGTTATACAGATTAGAATCTTCAGCGGAAAGGACCAGGTATCAGAGTCCATGATCGCCAAGGCAAGAGAAAAATTCAATCCCCTGCTGTCTGTACTTGTCATAAATGACTCCAACAGGGAATTACTGGGAAAATACACTGATATTTCCACCGAAGCTGCTGAGAAGACATCTGCACTTGTATGCAGAAACTTCTCGTGTCTCCCACCTGTTTACACACCTGAAGACCTTATGGCACACATATCGTAA